The following proteins are encoded in a genomic region of Dyadobacter sp. UC 10:
- a CDS encoding SusC/RagA family TonB-linked outer membrane protein: MKRKKEVKCPLWMKLTFYQMVAMAASVSASLAVPIKSGSSLNHTVAVKVNVRAVSGTVTDTKGELVPGTTVLIKGTETGTITDAAGKFSIDVPNDQTILVFSSIGFNTKEVTVGSQSTLNVVLETSASVLEEVVVTALGIQRDKKALTYATQQIGGTELRQAANTNFVDALNGKAAGIDIKVSSSGAGGSTRAVLRGNKSLQGSSEALYVIDGIPMVNNKGGQPGSYGGTDGGDGLSAINPADIESISILRGANASILYGSQGANGVILITTKKGKEGKLSVDLNSSAVVEQVSGLPDFQYRYGTVGGDYSWTPIGTPEVKSDNYQKDYIKDFFQTGATFTNSVAITGGNAKTNVYFSYANISSKGVMPTNTYVKNNFSFRQSTKLLKDKITISSGVILSAEKSKNRPGAGYYNNPLTGLYLFARDRDFNSYRDNFAVFNEERNMDKMNWYSTEEKQNNPYWEINRNPKLQTYKRIIANAKLSYDILESLRFEVRGNIDYNNVLDDKRYAAGGNSVSVSPNGTWAYNRYTDQSVYTDGILTYNKSFGDFSVMALAGLSYQKNTYFDGLRVGNGTVSLQYPNVFTFANMPYNVIFNNHPDYSNTIKQGAFANLSLGFKDFLFLDLAGRNDWASTLALTGNQSYFYPSVGGSAVISQMLDLPQAISLLKVRASFSQTANEVPYNRVLPLSSIGGAGGPTGIGGINRPTQVPFTNLKPEKIVANEYGVEVKLFKNRLGADFTYYNGASTNQFLSLTAPSGSGYTTYYVNAGRIENSGFELTINAEPVRTDKFSWNTTLNASQNKNKIVELIASNPNYQVGGDDEGFASIIRAGGRFNDVYIFKFARNEAGAIILDKNGVPTKAAKQELVGNVNPKLLMGWTNNISYGNFFASVLVNGKFGGVAFSKTEAFLDSYGVSERSAEARDAGTMAINAVTPEGAAVNTIAPYTYYSAIGDRNKIMEPYVYSRTNVRLGQFVIGYNFKSKATNPVFKDASLSFVGRNLFFLYKKAPFDPEQAMTTSNAMQSTDVFGMPATRSYGLNLKVTF, encoded by the coding sequence AACTATCCTGGTGTTTTCATCTATCGGTTTCAATACCAAAGAGGTGACCGTAGGATCGCAAAGTACATTGAACGTTGTGCTCGAAACATCCGCTTCCGTGCTTGAGGAAGTAGTAGTAACAGCTCTCGGTATCCAAAGGGATAAGAAAGCGCTAACCTATGCAACGCAGCAGATCGGGGGCACTGAACTGCGGCAGGCTGCCAACACCAATTTCGTTGACGCCCTGAACGGTAAGGCAGCAGGTATCGACATTAAGGTAAGTAGCTCTGGTGCAGGTGGTTCTACAAGGGCTGTACTGAGAGGTAACAAATCTTTGCAGGGCTCTAGTGAAGCGCTTTATGTAATTGATGGTATTCCGATGGTCAATAACAAAGGCGGTCAGCCTGGCTCTTATGGTGGAACGGATGGTGGAGATGGTCTATCGGCGATCAACCCTGCGGATATTGAAAGTATCAGCATTTTGAGAGGGGCAAATGCTTCTATTCTTTATGGTAGCCAGGGCGCCAACGGGGTGATCCTGATTACAACCAAAAAAGGTAAAGAAGGTAAACTGTCTGTGGATTTGAATTCCAGCGCTGTGGTGGAACAAGTATCCGGTCTGCCTGATTTTCAGTATCGTTACGGAACCGTGGGCGGTGATTACAGCTGGACTCCCATCGGGACACCCGAGGTTAAGTCTGACAATTACCAGAAAGATTACATCAAAGATTTCTTCCAGACAGGAGCTACTTTTACCAACTCGGTGGCAATTACCGGCGGGAACGCTAAAACCAACGTTTACTTCTCCTATGCCAATATCTCTTCTAAGGGCGTCATGCCAACGAATACTTATGTTAAGAACAACTTCTCGTTCAGACAAAGTACCAAACTGCTTAAGGACAAGATTACAATCAGCTCTGGTGTGATTTTATCGGCTGAAAAATCCAAGAACCGCCCGGGTGCAGGGTACTACAACAACCCGCTGACTGGTTTATATCTCTTCGCCAGGGACCGCGATTTTAATAGTTACAGAGATAACTTCGCTGTCTTCAATGAGGAGAGGAATATGGATAAGATGAACTGGTATTCGACGGAGGAAAAGCAAAACAATCCTTACTGGGAAATCAACAGAAACCCGAAACTGCAGACCTACAAAAGGATCATCGCCAATGCTAAATTATCCTATGATATTCTGGAAAGCCTGAGATTTGAAGTAAGGGGTAACATTGATTATAACAATGTTCTGGACGACAAGCGGTACGCGGCAGGCGGTAACTCGGTGAGTGTGAGTCCTAACGGTACCTGGGCTTATAACAGATATACCGATCAGTCGGTCTACACGGACGGTATCCTTACCTATAATAAGAGCTTTGGAGATTTCAGTGTAATGGCGCTGGCTGGTCTGAGCTATCAGAAAAACACGTACTTCGATGGTCTGAGAGTTGGCAACGGGACTGTATCATTACAGTATCCCAACGTATTCACATTCGCGAACATGCCGTACAATGTGATTTTCAACAATCACCCGGATTATAGCAATACGATCAAGCAGGGTGCATTTGCAAACTTGTCCCTGGGGTTCAAAGACTTTCTTTTCCTGGATCTCGCGGGGCGTAATGACTGGGCTTCTACCCTGGCGCTTACTGGTAACCAATCCTACTTTTATCCATCTGTCGGAGGATCTGCTGTGATAAGCCAGATGCTTGACTTGCCTCAGGCGATTTCATTGCTGAAAGTACGGGCATCGTTTTCACAAACGGCAAACGAAGTACCCTATAACAGAGTGCTTCCATTGAGCAGTATCGGTGGAGCTGGCGGACCAACCGGCATAGGCGGTATTAACAGGCCCACGCAGGTCCCCTTTACCAACTTAAAACCTGAAAAGATCGTAGCCAATGAGTATGGTGTTGAGGTTAAGTTGTTCAAGAACAGGTTGGGAGCTGACTTCACATATTACAACGGCGCAAGTACCAATCAGTTTCTTTCGCTGACAGCACCATCCGGTTCGGGATATACCACCTACTATGTCAATGCAGGAAGGATCGAAAACAGCGGATTTGAGTTAACGATCAATGCAGAGCCTGTCCGCACCGACAAGTTCAGCTGGAACACTACATTGAACGCCTCCCAAAACAAAAACAAGATTGTGGAATTGATTGCATCTAATCCTAATTATCAAGTAGGTGGTGATGACGAGGGTTTTGCATCCATCATTAGAGCAGGCGGTCGTTTCAATGACGTGTATATTTTCAAATTTGCGAGAAATGAAGCCGGAGCCATTATTTTGGATAAAAATGGTGTGCCTACAAAAGCTGCTAAGCAAGAACTGGTGGGTAATGTGAACCCTAAGCTTCTTATGGGGTGGACCAACAATATCAGTTATGGTAACTTCTTTGCCAGCGTATTGGTCAATGGAAAATTCGGCGGCGTTGCATTCTCTAAAACAGAGGCATTCCTGGATTCCTACGGTGTAAGTGAAAGGTCTGCGGAAGCGAGAGATGCCGGAACAATGGCTATCAATGCAGTTACACCCGAAGGTGCAGCCGTGAATACGATCGCTCCATATACGTACTATTCTGCCATCGGTGACAGGAACAAAATTATGGAACCTTATGTGTATTCCAGGACAAACGTCAGGTTAGGGCAGTTTGTGATCGGCTATAATTTTAAAAGCAAAGCCACAAACCCTGTGTTTAAAGATGCTTCCCTGTCGTTTGTAGGAAGGAACTTGTTCTTCCTATACAAAAAAGCGCCTTTCGATCCTGAGCAGGCAATGACTACCAGCAATGCAATGCAGTCTACTGACGTATTTGGTATGCCGGCTACAAGGTCATATGGTTTGAACCTAAAGGTCACTTTCTAA
- a CDS encoding SusD/RagB family nutrient-binding outer membrane lipoprotein, whose protein sequence is MKQIFLALVSLIAFAGCTGNFIEANENPNQISDELLKQDFNLVGSPFSNMIFNLNGHQIEEDLCADNWMGYMGTPTDFVGNVNNTTYYIRWNAYWGRVYGSVMSPAKQVIQLAADNDLPLFATWAKLIRILAMSKLTAVHGPVIYTQYGTTANSILYDKESDLYPLFFKQLDSIQTDLGANKEYAGFKKFDPSAYAGSIPQWQKVVNSLRLRLAMRLSKVDPALAKTEGEKALADPAGLITVNADNFINSLNGSKIPVAQISYEWDDTRMGAPMESFLIGLKDGRISQFYAPMSAANAALYKDHPTMPYKGVRNGGFVKAKADHVPFSKVNESFQTVQTRRNFTAAEVAFLKAEAGLRGWAGAGDPKANYENGVRLSFADWGAAGVDAYLADATSKPINYVDPIDARNSFTAASTITVAWNNADSNELKLEKIITQKYINTFTNTIEAWVDFRRTGYPKIPHVAKNDSNGDWGVIPANEWIKRMPFINDERIGNTAAVADAVTKMGTGAKDDIATRLWWDTGKVANF, encoded by the coding sequence ATGAAACAAATATTTCTCGCACTGGTATCCCTGATTGCGTTCGCGGGCTGTACAGGTAATTTTATTGAGGCAAACGAGAACCCGAACCAGATTTCAGATGAATTGCTTAAGCAGGATTTTAACCTGGTAGGTTCTCCTTTTTCGAACATGATCTTCAATTTGAATGGTCATCAGATTGAAGAGGACCTGTGTGCCGACAACTGGATGGGGTATATGGGTACACCTACGGATTTTGTCGGTAATGTGAATAATACCACCTATTATATACGCTGGAATGCTTATTGGGGGCGGGTCTATGGTAGTGTCATGTCCCCTGCAAAGCAGGTTATCCAGCTGGCTGCAGACAATGACCTTCCGCTTTTTGCTACGTGGGCAAAGTTGATCCGTATCCTGGCCATGTCCAAATTGACGGCAGTACACGGGCCGGTCATTTATACGCAATATGGTACCACCGCTAACTCAATCCTGTACGATAAAGAATCAGACCTGTATCCGCTATTCTTTAAGCAGTTGGATTCTATACAGACGGATCTCGGAGCAAACAAAGAGTACGCAGGGTTTAAGAAATTTGACCCTAGTGCATATGCCGGAAGTATTCCTCAATGGCAAAAAGTGGTTAATTCCCTGCGTCTGAGACTGGCAATGCGCCTTTCGAAAGTGGATCCTGCATTAGCTAAAACTGAGGGAGAAAAAGCTTTGGCTGATCCTGCGGGTTTGATAACCGTCAATGCTGACAACTTTATCAATTCATTGAATGGATCTAAGATACCTGTTGCCCAGATATCTTATGAATGGGACGATACCCGCATGGGCGCCCCAATGGAATCTTTCCTGATTGGTCTGAAAGATGGCCGGATTTCGCAGTTCTACGCGCCAATGTCTGCGGCGAATGCTGCACTGTATAAAGATCATCCGACGATGCCTTACAAAGGAGTTCGGAACGGCGGTTTTGTAAAAGCAAAAGCGGACCATGTACCTTTCTCGAAAGTAAACGAAAGCTTCCAGACTGTGCAGACAAGAAGGAATTTTACTGCTGCGGAAGTTGCTTTTCTTAAAGCAGAGGCCGGGCTCAGAGGATGGGCGGGTGCAGGCGATCCAAAGGCCAATTATGAAAATGGCGTAAGGTTATCTTTCGCTGATTGGGGCGCAGCCGGTGTAGACGCCTACCTTGCTGACGCTACCAGCAAGCCGATCAATTACGTGGATCCGATCGATGCCCGTAACAGTTTTACTGCTGCTTCAACCATCACTGTGGCCTGGAACAATGCGGATTCGAATGAATTGAAACTGGAAAAAATCATTACCCAGAAGTACATCAATACATTCACGAATACCATCGAAGCCTGGGTCGATTTCAGACGTACAGGCTACCCGAAAATCCCACATGTAGCCAAAAATGACAGTAATGGTGACTGGGGAGTAATTCCTGCAAATGAATGGATCAAAAGAATGCCTTTTATCAATGATGAAAGGATTGGCAATACTGCCGCAGTTGCAGATGCTGTAACAAAAATGGGTACGGGTGCAAAGGATGATATTGCAACCCGTCTATGGTGGGATACCGGAAAAGTTGCGAACTTCTGA
- a CDS encoding PVC-type heme-binding CxxCH protein, whose amino-acid sequence MSKPKRISVHISLIVFGLALIAFSAFKFNQTASIAIQKGSHIVLLGNNLGSRMMNYDNFETELHVRYPQNELFIRNMCDGGDTPGFRPHASRNSPWAFPGAEKFQTELANPSQSEGHFDTPDQWLTRLKADVIVAFFGYNESFQGKEGLANYKAELDAFIKYTLTQKYNGATTPKLAIVSPIAFEDLSGQYDLPNGKKENENLSMYSKAMKEVADQNKILFVDAFTPSQKWYAESKEPLTIDGSQLNAEGYKKLGVLLADQVFGKAAPKAEANRQLIHAAVDEKNWMWHNDFKVPNGVHVYGRRYNPFGPDNYPAEIEKIREMTDIRDKAVWLAASKGQKTDLAAADKNTKPLPPVKTNFNPEKNGSLQYLYGQDALSKLKVPEGYKIELFASEEEFPDLAKPMQMSFDNKGRLWVATMPSYPHYKPGDTKPDDKIIILEDTNNDGKADKQTVFADGLHLPLGFEIAPEGVYVSAGTNLKFFADTNGDDKADKMEILLSGFDDHDTHHNSHAFTVDPSGAIYSGEGVFLHTNVETSYGPVRATNGGFYRYAPQLKKLERTAQLSIPNPWGIAFDDWGQPFFAETSSPDVRWMMPGSVLPRYGEATHKSVQLVEDKHRVRPTSGLEFVSSRHFPEELQGDFLINNTIGFLGTKEHTLVDDGTGYKSRHRQDLVVSEDRNFRPVDMEFAPDGSLYVIDWHNILIGHMQHNARDPLRDHSHGRVYRITYPSRPLVIPAKVDGATIEQLLDNLKLPEYRTRYRTRRELRGRDAAQVLSKMNTWIAGLDKNDPRYEHHLLEGLWVSWGLNKVDQKLLKQLLKAKDYHARAAAVQVVRYTGHQVPDQAELLMQAVKDENSRVRLVGIVAASWIGKEKGLPILAEAKKMPLDEWTIHAFEAAEAHLKGENVKKDKEAVAKTSLKGNDLILFNQGRQIYAKEGYCATCHQPDGKGLAAAGFPPLNNTNWVLGSDERLIKLALKGLLGPIEVSGKKYPGQVPMTPFGGLLKDDEIAAVLTYVRNSFGNKGPAISPEKVKQVRAATESKKDFYSPEQLLKEHPMEKM is encoded by the coding sequence ATGTCTAAACCCAAAAGAATCAGCGTTCACATATCGCTTATTGTATTTGGATTGGCCCTGATCGCGTTCAGTGCTTTCAAATTCAATCAAACAGCCTCCATCGCCATTCAGAAAGGCTCGCACATTGTTTTGCTCGGAAACAACCTGGGATCCAGAATGATGAATTACGACAACTTCGAGACGGAGTTGCACGTACGCTATCCCCAAAATGAACTTTTCATCCGTAATATGTGCGACGGTGGCGACACCCCAGGTTTCAGACCGCACGCAAGCAGAAACTCTCCCTGGGCATTTCCGGGAGCCGAAAAGTTTCAGACGGAACTCGCTAATCCATCGCAAAGTGAAGGTCACTTCGATACACCGGACCAATGGTTAACCCGCCTGAAAGCAGATGTTATCGTTGCTTTTTTTGGCTATAATGAATCTTTTCAAGGCAAAGAGGGGCTTGCGAATTACAAAGCTGAGCTCGATGCATTCATCAAATACACATTGACCCAAAAATACAACGGCGCCACTACCCCTAAGCTGGCTATTGTTTCTCCTATTGCATTTGAAGATTTGTCTGGCCAATATGATTTACCAAACGGTAAGAAGGAAAATGAGAATCTTTCGATGTACTCGAAAGCTATGAAAGAGGTAGCAGATCAGAATAAGATTCTCTTCGTAGATGCATTCACACCCTCGCAAAAATGGTACGCAGAAAGCAAAGAGCCGTTAACGATCGATGGTTCTCAGCTGAATGCGGAAGGTTATAAAAAGCTGGGTGTATTGCTGGCTGATCAGGTTTTTGGTAAAGCTGCTCCCAAGGCCGAGGCTAACAGGCAGTTAATCCATGCAGCTGTTGATGAGAAAAACTGGATGTGGCACAACGATTTTAAAGTCCCGAACGGGGTGCACGTTTATGGTCGCAGGTATAACCCTTTCGGCCCAGATAATTATCCAGCGGAAATCGAGAAGATCCGGGAAATGACAGATATTCGGGATAAAGCCGTTTGGCTCGCTGCTTCAAAAGGTCAGAAAACAGACCTGGCTGCTGCTGATAAGAACACGAAACCATTGCCACCGGTCAAAACCAACTTTAACCCGGAAAAAAACGGCAGTCTTCAATACCTGTACGGTCAGGATGCGTTGAGTAAACTAAAAGTGCCTGAGGGTTATAAAATAGAGCTTTTTGCTTCCGAAGAAGAGTTTCCGGACCTGGCGAAACCAATGCAGATGTCTTTCGACAACAAAGGCCGGCTGTGGGTTGCGACCATGCCGAGTTACCCGCATTACAAGCCGGGAGACACGAAGCCTGACGACAAGATCATCATTCTGGAAGATACTAATAACGACGGAAAAGCGGATAAGCAAACCGTTTTCGCCGATGGCCTGCATTTGCCACTCGGTTTCGAAATAGCCCCGGAAGGTGTGTATGTTTCAGCGGGTACCAACCTTAAATTTTTTGCGGATACGAATGGAGATGATAAGGCGGATAAAATGGAGATCCTGCTCAGCGGTTTCGATGACCACGATACGCACCACAACAGCCACGCATTCACAGTCGACCCTTCGGGCGCCATTTATTCGGGAGAAGGCGTTTTTCTGCACACGAATGTAGAAACTTCTTACGGACCGGTTCGTGCAACGAACGGTGGCTTTTACCGTTATGCGCCACAATTGAAAAAGCTTGAACGTACCGCGCAGCTTTCAATCCCTAATCCATGGGGTATTGCATTCGATGATTGGGGGCAGCCATTTTTTGCGGAAACTTCGAGTCCTGATGTGCGGTGGATGATGCCGGGCAGCGTTTTGCCGAGATACGGCGAAGCGACGCACAAATCGGTGCAGCTGGTAGAAGACAAGCACCGTGTGCGGCCGACTTCCGGTCTTGAATTTGTATCAAGCCGCCATTTCCCCGAGGAATTGCAGGGAGATTTTCTGATCAACAATACGATCGGCTTTTTGGGGACGAAAGAACATACTTTGGTAGATGACGGAACTGGTTACAAAAGCCGCCACCGGCAGGACCTGGTAGTAAGTGAAGACCGCAACTTCCGCCCCGTGGATATGGAATTTGCACCCGACGGCTCCCTCTACGTGATCGACTGGCATAATATCCTGATCGGACACATGCAGCACAATGCGCGCGACCCGTTGCGTGACCATTCTCACGGCCGCGTTTACCGCATTACCTATCCTTCTCGTCCGCTGGTTATTCCAGCTAAAGTCGATGGTGCTACTATTGAACAACTACTGGATAACCTGAAATTGCCTGAGTACCGCACGAGATACCGTACCAGAAGAGAGTTGAGGGGACGTGACGCAGCACAGGTTTTATCTAAAATGAATACCTGGATTGCAGGGCTCGACAAGAATGACCCACGTTATGAACACCATTTGCTGGAAGGTTTATGGGTGAGCTGGGGTTTGAATAAAGTAGATCAAAAGCTATTAAAACAACTACTGAAAGCCAAAGATTACCATGCGCGCGCTGCGGCAGTTCAGGTTGTGCGCTATACCGGACACCAGGTGCCGGATCAGGCCGAACTGCTGATGCAGGCCGTGAAAGATGAAAATAGCCGTGTACGACTTGTAGGTATAGTTGCTGCATCGTGGATTGGTAAGGAAAAAGGGCTGCCTATTCTGGCGGAAGCTAAGAAGATGCCACTTGACGAATGGACAATTCATGCCTTTGAAGCAGCTGAGGCACACTTGAAAGGGGAGAATGTGAAGAAAGACAAAGAAGCTGTGGCCAAAACTTCGCTGAAAGGAAATGATCTGATCCTCTTTAACCAGGGAAGACAGATTTATGCGAAGGAAGGCTACTGCGCGACTTGCCACCAGCCTGACGGAAAAGGACTTGCCGCAGCTGGTTTTCCTCCATTAAATAACACGAACTGGGTATTGGGTAGCGACGAGAGATTGATCAAACTGGCACTGAAAGGATTACTGGGGCCTATTGAAGTAAGTGGTAAGAAATATCCCGGACAAGTTCCGATGACACCTTTCGGGGGACTCTTAAAGGATGACGAAATTGCCGCAGTGCTTACATATGTGAGGAATTCGTTTGGCAATAAGGGGCCGGCCATTTCGCCTGAGAAAGTGAAGCAGGTTCGGGCCGCTACGGAGAGCAAAAAGGATTTTTATTCACCCGAACAGCTGCTGAAAGAGCATCCGATGGAAAAGATGTAA
- a CDS encoding porin family protein, translated as MTKALILLIMTLALPVLQSYAQNTVGAEWKKDRIEDTLKVKEKEAEKHYIPTWQFGLNGGLAKRLFRSGIIASSAEEKYMDDLKSGISFGANASYFLWRQVGFGLVYDRYQSKASAADGLSENVLIQHLSGSVIHRAVLKSLKTSVISSFMLGYQPYHNKASVDAEHLNFSANTMGWGLSVGIERRLGNRFALNLTGSAMMGAVYRLKKETAFNTSTLHLSKDDHVDLSRASLTLGLRFF; from the coding sequence ATGACCAAAGCACTGATCCTGCTGATTATGACCCTGGCACTACCTGTTTTGCAATCTTATGCGCAAAACACAGTCGGGGCAGAGTGGAAAAAGGATCGGATCGAGGATACCCTGAAAGTCAAGGAAAAGGAGGCCGAAAAGCATTACATTCCTACGTGGCAGTTCGGTTTGAACGGAGGGCTGGCGAAAAGACTTTTCAGGTCGGGAATAATCGCCAGTTCGGCGGAGGAAAAATACATGGATGATCTGAAATCAGGGATATCCTTCGGTGCAAACGCTTCTTATTTTCTCTGGCGGCAGGTCGGTTTCGGTCTGGTTTACGACAGGTATCAAAGCAAAGCCAGCGCAGCGGACGGATTGTCTGAAAATGTGCTGATCCAGCATCTCAGCGGTTCAGTTATCCACAGGGCCGTTTTAAAGAGTCTCAAAACTTCGGTGATCAGCTCTTTCATGCTGGGTTACCAACCTTACCATAATAAGGCCAGCGTGGACGCGGAGCACCTGAATTTTTCGGCAAACACGATGGGATGGGGGCTGAGCGTCGGGATTGAACGGCGGCTTGGTAATCGTTTCGCATTGAACCTCACAGGCAGCGCCATGATGGGCGCGGTTTACCGTTTGAAAAAGGAGACCGCCTTTAATACATCGACTCTGCATTTATCAAAAGACGACCACGTAGATTTGTCGAGAGCATCGCTGACGCTTGGTCTGCGGTTCTTCTAG
- a CDS encoding ThuA domain-containing protein, with amino-acid sequence MIKLRTCRLIWLVICAVAFTIFANSVSLAQKKKPVVVFVTGDHEYSGEETLPIVAAELEKNYGMKTIFLKAKDGPNDEKNIPGLEALKDADLAIFYLRWRQLPKDQLAHIDAYLKSGKPVMGFRTTTHAFNYPKGHESEKWNAFGEFALNSPPGWGGAAKHTHYGHESSTDVTVNADQASNPILTGVKGPFHARSWLYRVLPDYPTKGSTLLLTGKAVNADKEAIENPVAWTGTNSFGAKIFMTTLGHPEDFKLEPFQRLVINAIHWELGLPIPKWKGKMNIDVAYRGMK; translated from the coding sequence ATGATTAAATTGCGTACATGCCGCCTTATCTGGCTCGTTATCTGTGCAGTAGCCTTTACAATCTTCGCAAACAGCGTCTCCCTGGCACAAAAAAAGAAGCCGGTTGTTGTGTTCGTAACCGGCGATCACGAATATAGCGGAGAAGAAACCCTGCCGATTGTAGCAGCCGAGCTGGAAAAGAATTATGGTATGAAAACCATTTTTCTGAAAGCGAAGGACGGTCCAAACGATGAAAAGAACATCCCCGGGCTGGAAGCATTGAAGGACGCTGATCTGGCTATTTTTTACCTCAGATGGAGACAGCTGCCGAAAGACCAGCTTGCACATATTGATGCTTATTTAAAATCGGGAAAACCGGTAATGGGCTTCCGAACCACCACTCACGCATTTAATTATCCAAAAGGCCACGAAAGTGAAAAGTGGAACGCCTTCGGGGAGTTTGCTTTAAACTCGCCTCCGGGCTGGGGCGGCGCAGCCAAGCACACGCACTATGGTCACGAAAGCAGTACCGATGTAACGGTCAATGCCGACCAGGCCAGCAATCCGATATTGACAGGGGTAAAAGGCCCGTTTCATGCCAGGTCATGGCTGTACCGCGTCCTGCCTGATTATCCTACCAAAGGATCGACGTTGCTTTTGACAGGGAAGGCGGTGAATGCGGACAAAGAGGCGATTGAGAACCCGGTGGCCTGGACCGGCACGAATTCATTCGGAGCCAAAATATTTATGACCACTCTGGGGCACCCGGAGGATTTTAAACTCGAACCTTTTCAGCGACTGGTTATCAATGCGATACACTGGGAGCTAGGGCTTCCAATCCCAAAATGGAAAGGCAAAATGAATATTGACGTGGCATACCGCGGCATGAAATAA